From the genome of Aspergillus oryzae RIB40 DNA, chromosome 4:
CAAGTACTCCCGTGGAAATCGAGGCCGTAGGGTTTCACGAACATGTTCTAGGATTCCGATAAAATACGCATGGCTGTCCTCTGCACTCTTACTTTTATGAGCAAGATAGTCGCCATGACGACGTCGCGTATGAATGGCTCGCTCCGGAGCTGTGACGAAACTGGAGGGGACATGGATTGGCGGGCGATGGTCATGGGCAATCCACTCAGCAAGACTGACAAAGTCTTTTATCGCAATCGTATATGTCGGCGTAGCTGGGCCTTTCTGGGACTTTGCCTGTTTCCTTGCTTTCCCCTTCAGCCTGCCGCTGGGTTTCTCCTTCCTGGTTTGTGTCAACTGATCCACCGCATAGCCGCACCTTTTGGCAGTAGATGCAAGCCATGATGCCACTGCATTGGTGTCTTCCTTGTACTGCAGGTAGCTACTTGTCAGGAGCTCGGACAGCATGTTAGGCCTGATTGACTGCTAGGTCACAACAAACAAAGAGTAGAGCGCGGGGTAGGAGACTTCCATGGACCCCACGTCTTTATAAGAACTGATGGAAAGATTGTTGTTCTGGCTTGACAATGCAGAGATACGATTCACTatagacaaagaaaatgtagTTGGGAAACGAGTAAAATCTCTTAGGTAGGGCCTGTCCAGCTACTGACTTTTGTACTAAAGGCAGGGCTCGTACTACTTAGTAGAGTACCTAGAGTGCAAATATATCAGAAGTAGAATAAGTAGAATACTGAACACCCAAGATGTAGGGGATTGAGAATACTTGTCTTAACTGCTAAATGACTCTATGGACAACTACGCCAAGTTAGATGCACGCACTACTGATGTTTTGCACAATATCGTTTTGCAAGACTCTGTGGCCTTTTCATGGCGTAAACCTAGCGTTACTACTTTATCGTGATTTGATTTAGGTAAGAAAGATTCTACTGTTGACTGATAtctggaaaggaaaggagagaaacaTCTTCAGCTAATAACGCCCAGTAAACTAATACTCTGGGTATGCTTATCTTCGGATTTAAGCGGGTCCGAATCCCTTAGGCATGGCAGCTAAGCCCTGGCTCATATACTAACGGCACCTCTGGGTGTGAAGCGAGTTTCAACACCCAGTTCGGACGGATCAGCTCGACTTATTATCCAATAAGTGTTGTAGCTAATATGATATTGCATTGCGTAATTTATCTCCAAATTACTCCCGTctcatcttttccttgtctcgTATTCAAGGAGATGTCTCATTCGCTAGTAGCACAAACCGAGGGGCATGTACGCCATGAGATTTCTTAAACATGACAGAAAGTGAATTAGAAGCCATCGCTCAAGAGCCTATAAAGGACAGGTTCTTCCCGGACTCAACGATATCATCTTTGCCATCAACAACCCTCTGTGCAGcttcctactactactatactCAAATATCTCCCTACCCAGCATTCTCGCTCTTGAATTCGCTCTCCTCAGAATGGCAAACGCAATCGAGTACGCCACTCCTATCTCCTTCACTAAGACCTGGCATACCGAGCCCTATCCGTTCATCTCCCCATCTCGACCTGAATTATCCGCCGAGGGTAAGAACGTGGTCGTCCTCGGTGGCAGCGCAGGTATCGGCAATGCCATATCCGTTGCCTTTGCCCAGGCAGGACCTAAGTCGATCACAATCGTGGGACGACGCCTGGAGAAGCTCCAGGAGGCCGCGGAAAAGGTGACTGCTGCAGTGTCGGACAGCGCCACTCAGGTGCTAGTCGAATCTGCGAATCTACAAGACCGTGCTCAGGTAGACCGCGCATACCAGTCCGTCGTGGATAAAGTGGGCAAGATAGATATTCTGGTGATCAATGCCGTGTTGCTCCCCGCGCCCGGAGGCCTCACGAACTACAAGCCTGAAGAGCTCGTTCGTACAATTGAGGGCAATCTCTTGATAGTCATGAATGCGTTCCAGGCCTTCTTGCCCATCGCAGGACCTGAACCAGTCGTGCTCCACACGTCTACCTGTCTGGCCAACATTGCTCCTACCCCGGGCCTTGCTGGCTACAGCATCAGTAAGGCCACGTGTCTCAAGGCGATAGACTATTTCGCCATGGAGAACCCGCATGTGCATGTGGTCAGCATTCAGCCCGGCTGGGTGGCAACCGCCTCGAATGGATATCAGGAGGAAGCTCCTGACAAAGGTAAGAATTATCTTGCGAGCCTGGTATGGCTTCTTGTTTATTGCAGAATGCTAACGACAGATAGCTGAGCTTCCGGGCCAGTTTTATGTCTGGCTGGCATCTCCCGAGGCCAAGTTCTTGAAAGGAAAGTTTGTTTGGGCCAACTGGGATGCGCAGGAGTTACTGGAGAGAGCGAGCGAGATTCAATCAACCAAGCTGCTGAACTGGGTCGTGGAGGGCATTCCCATGTAATGGTTATAGGAGGATGGATACTTGTAAGCAGCTGTAGTCGTGTGTTTTTCAATCTGATTTCTGTTTATCGAATGTTCGTGGTGTCTATCCTAGTTAAAGTAAACGTGATTGAGAGCTACTTTCTTGACACATCGGAACTTGGGAACCATGCTACATATATGGACGGGCTGTTCTCGGCATTCAGCTGAGAATAAGTCCGTTTGCTCTCAAATATGAATAGCTAACCAACGATAGATTGGGCGTCGGACAGGCAACATTCTTGCTACCACAACAGGTTTTGATAGTTCTTAGAATCTCAACCATATATGCGGGGCGCTATGCACCAGGAAAATCCAGTGGGGCGTCATTTAGCGTAGAATTAAATGACTTAAATCCTTCGACTAAGAGAGCCAAAAGCTATACGAGCGAGGGTTAGCGCCATATCTGCCCAGGTCATCGTCAGCACTAACCGTGATTCGTATTTCGTTCCCGAAACTCCGGAGGATGACGTTTGAGATGCCGACAACTTCGCTTGATCGATCCCAACACGTCTCGCCCACGTTCACAACCTCAACAGCGTACAGAGATATCGCAAGCCATGGCTGTGAAATCTGGAAAGCAGAAGGAAGTCGCGATACCCAGGCTCAGGATTCGCAAAGCCCACCGGAAATCCCGGCAGGGCTGTCGGAACTGCAAACTACGCCGAGTAAAGGTAGGTAGCTTCTACTCGTCTTGATGGCCCATTCATCTTATATATCTCGATTTACCAGTGTGATGAGGTACAGCCCTCATGTCAGCGATGTACTGCCTACGGTGTCCTATGCAACTATGGCTCCAACGCTCCCGACTTACAAATGGCCCGCGAGATGGAAGATCCGGCGGTGATCAGCGCTGATACTACGACCACGCTAGAGTTAAccagagaagacaaagactaTCTAATCTCTTTTGAGAAATCGGGGACCCTTGTTACAATTGCCACTGTCCGTCACAAGGAGGTCTTGCAGTTAGCGTGTCTCGTAAGTGGATACCAATAGCAGGGCCCAGGATGATCAAACAACGAATGACTGAGTGCTTAACCCTTGTAGAATCCCTATCTCATGCATGTAGTCTTGGCTATTTCCGCTATGCATAATCGCCACCGGGGCATGCCGACTCCAAGAGGCCCCAGCTCATTTGAGAGCTACCACATCTCCCAATGCGCGGCACTACTGAGTCGGAAACTATCGCAACCTTTACGAGCAGAGGACCGTGACACACTCTGGATGACGTCGACTTTATTAGGCATAATATCCACCTCGAGTATCTCCTCTTTAACACCGGAAGAGGCCTGGCCGCTGAAATTGTCCGACACATCCGACCTGGAATGGCTGCGTATGGCTGAGGGAAAAATGGCGGTCTGGAGGCTCGCTGATCCCCTACGTCCGAATAGCCTCTTCCGCGACATGGCTGAAGAATACACGCAGATGTATGACGGCCCCCTTTGCATAGGCACGGATCGAGTGCCGCCGGTGCTAGCGCGACTCTGCTGTATAACTCCGTCATCATCCCCGGACACTAATCCGTACTTCACGGCTGTGCATACAATCGCCCCCCTGCTACATAGGTCTCCTGGTCAGCTGTCAAGGGCAAATATTCTGTCATTTACGAGCCGTATGAAACGCCCGTTCAAGTCGCTGTTGCACGCAAGAGACCCTGTGGCACTGTTGCTTTTATCCTTGTGGTATGTGAAAGCTGGAGATGTAGTATGGTGGCTTCAACTTCGGGCAAGAGTTGAATGCCAGTCGATCTGTATGTATCTTCGACGGTACCATGCCGATCGGTGGGACATCCTAGATCTGCTGCCCTGTGGATCGGAGCAGAGTGCAGGAGTACATGGCCTCTATATCTCGTTTCAGCCCAACTCcttatgttttctttccagtATGCCAACGCCTTTATAAGCGTCGCTTTTGATGTATCACAGGGATGGAACACAGAGATCATACATTGTTACTCCATCAtatatcaatcatgatatGTCATTGCTTTGTTCACTAAATCTCTAATTATCTCTGTACTTGTGAACCTGGACTTGCAGCCCAGTTGTTACACTAGACCGATGCGGACAATCCTCCCTACAGTGCAAACATGAGTCTCTTTTTATCTACTTTGTTATTGGATTCGGAGAACAGAAACCCAAATTCGCTGCATATTGCGTGGGTCGCGCTTCCTGTTAGCTCTTGAGCCACAGAGCTGAAAGATGCATAATTAGCGCAGAAGTACGGCAATCCCCCCGCAGTTTATCAACCAAAAACCCAATAGACTATGTCGATCATGCTTCAGACCCAATGTGAGGTATGACATGTCCTTGTCTATGCCAGAAAGTGATTAACATAACTGGAACTGACCATGTGATGATGCCCGTCTATATAACTGATGGAAACCCCCAAACTGAATACTTATCTTAACTTCGAGAATAGATATCCCGTTTAAACAAAAGTTAACACATCATGAACATCCTAAACACCCTCTTTGTTCTAGCTGTTGTGTCAATAGCTACCGCCAATCCAATGGCTAACCCAGGCAACAATCTCGAAACGCGCGACTGTGCCACTGTTCTTAAGTCATGCGAGCAACACAGCGACTGCTGCACTGGACCCTCGTGCGTCTTATACTCAGTAAGCCTTGGATTGATTCTGATGCGATGAGAACTAGACATGAGGTCTTTTTTAGGATTTATGGCTTCCTAATAAGTACTCTTTGCAGTGCGTTTGACTGTGTGAGCTGTAGATACGATCGATGCCAGAATATGAAGATATATGCACAGACATActtgagagaagaaggaaagatgcGGCAGAGCGTTCGAGTGACAGACACGCAGGAGGCTTATTCTACCTTGCAAGTGAAAGCTTAAATCATCAAAATCAGATTGCATTTCATGTAGACAACAATACTGCCCTGGTCCGTCTTAACTACTGCCGCATACTTTATTGTGAAAACCAGACCATACCCATATTCATTCTCAAACCCAACACATTAAACCACACGATGCCACTCAACATACCTTTCGCAACCAGTATGCCCAGACCAAAATGCCATTTCAAACTCATGCTGTGTCGGATTCCCTCCCAACCGCATGGGCCATTTCGCAACAATGCTATTCTCAGTCTTCATCTCCAGACCAAGGGGACGGCCCATATCTCTAAACCGCGCGTTTTCAACGAGCCTCTCAAAGAGAGTATCATTATCCGTAAATAAATCCATAGCATTCATCTGGTTCAGAAATTCGGCATTATATTTATTTGTAGGATCTCCCTGTCTGGGTCTCATTGGCAGAAAACGCTGTAGTGTTTCCATGGCACGAAACATACACGCGACCTGATCTTTGGGTGTAGACATCTCTCTCGTAGCGTTGAGGAATAGCATGATAAGTGTGGCTTTTgggttttccttcttgcttttgAGAAGGGGTCCGAATAAGGCAAGGGTTTTTGGTGGTCCTAGGTATCCGAGGTCGGCGATGTTGGCAAGCTGGGAAATGTTAGTCTAGAATTGATGATTAATTGGTAATAGGATAGGGGATATCTAACCTCGATTCTGTCATAgaatgtttctttgtccctcAATGTGGCTAATGTATCTGGCAAATCCATTGCATCTTTCTTGAAAAGCGATACGTTAAGGTTTAGGGTATGTAGCCGTTTACAAAACGTCTCTAGCTCACGCTTGACATGTACATATAGCTGACCGTATAGATCATGTTTCGCACCGTAAGAAGGTTGCAAGACTTCGGTGAGTGTCCACCCTTGGAGAGGGTCTGCCGAATCAGGCATTGGCCATGGATGGTCGGTATGGAACAACGTGCTTGCTTATATTAGCGACCGAATGTTCGTTATTCAGAGGTAGATACGTTGATACTTACGGATTAGGAACCCTAAAGGTTTCACGGGATGCCCCCAATGGAAGTAATATCCCATCGCTCCGGAACTTCAACATGGAAAGACGCCAGGAAGGATGCATCGCAAACAAAGCTCTGTCTCGATAATCCCGGCGACTATGGGCAAGTGTGCCTGACTTATGCAAAGCAGCGGCTTTATCATAGGACATACCAGGTATATCTGGGAGGTAGGACAGAATCCTATTCCACTCTTTTTTGCTGAGCGTCGCGGCTAGGGTACTACTCCCACATGACCATGTTTTCTGTAGAACACCTGAAATCTGCACTGGGCTTACTTCCAAGAATTCCCTTATGGTCGGACAAACCGCGTCCCGAATCGACTGGAGAAGGGGCTCTGGCAAAAAGGCTGAGTACCATAGATGTATGATTGCTTCGCTGGCAATATCTGGGGGTAGATGGAATGCCACCAGGAGGAATATGAGGTTTCGCGCTACAACCGTCTCATCACGGTCATTGATATCAACATGGATGCGTCCGCAGTACCactctggaagagatgcaATGGTCTTGACTAGATTCCTCAAGTCTCCAGAGGCTTTATTACGTTAGTAATACGAACGTCCACTGGATTCCTTAGCCCGCATACCTGCcagaagaagggagagatCCTGAGAATAGTCCTCGCCCTCATTATCCTTCAGTTGCAGTAGATCTAGAGCCGGGATGTTGCCCCACAAATATTTGCTTCCTCCATGCATGGAAACAGGGGTGTGCTCTTCATCCGTGCTGTCTATGAAGTGTGGCACACGGTCCTCGACTTCCCATGCCGGACGCCAGTCGGGCTTTCGAATGCGACTTTTACAGTCAAATTTGTGGACCGGCCAGTGAGCGGCCTGACAATCCTTGCTGCAGTACTTTTATCTCTTGTGAGTCTTTCCATGGAAAAGGCTGTTGAATGTGGGCTACTTACCATTACTAGGTGGCAGCCTTTACAGGCCTTGGTGCCAGGTCTGAGGCAGGCGATAccgttttctttctgtcCCCAGTTTGCGCACTGAAAAGGATCCATTATGTCACTAAAAGCACGGAAGCTCCGTAATGTAGGTATCTCTTAAAGCTTTGGTTAGCGGAAAGTCTAACTAGCATCTCTGAGTATGTTTGTGTGCAGAAATACAGTAGATAAGAGAGCAGTATAAGAAACGTTGAGTCGAAGTCCTCGAACTGCTAGTTCAGTCATTTAATATGACATATCCTATAGGGATGAGGGGTAATCATCGTTGTGCCCAGAGCCACTCTGTCACACTATTGGTGACTCGGTTGCTTTGGCTACGACAAGGCTCGCGGCTACACAGTTCCTGGCGCAGCAACATGCATACAAGCTGCATTGGATGGCCCTCCCCCCTCACTTGGCGTTATACTTGCTCACAAATTTCCTATAGGTTTCTAAATTAGAACATACGCAAGGCTAAAGATGGGGCAATAAGTGTACTACTAGCCAGTCACCCCTTGTTGAACTGACTATTCTTTCTCCGCATCATTGAGCGACCAATACCAATCATGTCCTATGGTCAGACCTCTTCGTGTAAAGATCCTACCTTCTCCCTACTCCATACTAAATGAAAATAAGCCGCTAAGCAGATCGCATATTCCACCAAAGAGAAGATACACCGTAACACGTGACCGTGCCCTAGGCTGCCATTTGACCCGCCTCAGGCATGCGATGCGGGGTCGTTGCCTGATTGGCGCTGCCATATTTCATCAAATTCGCAATGTGTACCGTATATATCTAAATTCCAAACATTCACCAAGTACTCCTGCCATGGACAGACTTCCTCCCGAAATCTTACTGAGAATATTTAACTATCTACAGCCTAAGCTCGCTCAACTCCCCCAAGGGAACTGTGAGTGATCCGATTGTGGTCGGATTTAGACTCACGGGAAGGAACCACAGCACGGTGGTGTGTCAATCATGGACCATCTGTTAAGACTGCACACACGCCAGCCTCGGTCCAGACTGTATTGGCCCGCTCATCGGGGTCATCCACATCGACTGAGACATATGCTGCCCCG
Proteins encoded in this window:
- a CDS encoding DUF4470 domain-containing protein (predicted protein); this translates as MDPFQCANWGQKENDLLQLKDNEGEDYSQDLSLLLAASGDLRNLVKTIASLPEWYCGRIHVDINDRDETVVARNLIFLLVAFHLPPDIASEAIIHLWYSAFLPEPLLQSIRDAVCPTIREFLEVSPVQISGVLQKTWSCGSSTLAATLSKKEWNRILSYLPDIPDPLQGWTLTEVLQPSYGAKHDLYGQLYVHVKHTLATLRDKETFYDRIELANIADLGYLGPPKTLALFGPLLKSKKENPKATLIMLFLNATREMSTPKDQVACMFRAMETLQRFLPMRPRQGDPTNKYNAEFLNQMNAMDLFTDNDTLFERLVENARFRDMGRPLGLEMKTENSIVAKWPMRLGGNPTQHEFEMAFWSGHTGCESFHLQGRISLLRVCHSNALPHLSFFSQSRVSRLLPGLAIGLAVAIDTTARTKRVFRMFMMC
- a CDS encoding SDR family NAD(P)-dependent oxidoreductase (predicted protein), translated to MANAIEYATPISFTKTWHTEPYPFISPSRPELSAEGKNVVVLGGSAGIGNAISVAFAQAGPKSITIVGRRLEKLQEAAEKVTAAVSDSATQVLVESANLQDRAQVDRAYQSVVDKVGKIDILVINAVLLPAPGGLTNYKPEELVRTIEGNLLIVMNAFQAFLPIAGPEPVVLHTSTCLANIAPTPGLAGYSISKATCLKAIDYFAMENPHVHVVSIQPGWVATASNGYQEEAPDKAELPGQFYVWLASPEAKFLKGKFVWANWDAQELLERASEIQSTKLLNWVVEGIPM